One Streptomyces sp. CG4 genomic window, ATGGGTCGTCGTCCTCTCCGGGTACGTCGTCCGGGCATGGGTCGTCGTCCTCTCCGGGTACGTCGTCCGGGCAGGGGCTGCCGTCCTCGCCGGGTGCGTCGTCCGCGCAGGTGCGGCCCGTCCCGGCGCGCTCGCAGGTTCCGGTGCGTCCGGGCACCGCCACGCGCCCCGTCGGTACCGCCGCCACGCGTCCGGCCGGGACCCCCGCCACGCGTCCGGCCGGTACCGCTCCAGCGCTCCCGCCCGATCCCGCCTCCGTGCGCCCGGCCGACACCGTCTCCGTCGAGGATCCCGACGACGAGCCGTCCGTCTTCGTCCCGCGGGCCGCCCGGCCTGCCGGCCGGGAGACCGGGCGTGCCGATCAAGGGAGTGGTGCCGAGGCGAAGCCCGGCGTGCCCGAGGGCGCGGACGCCGTGAGTCCGCCTCCGCCGCCCGCCTCGGCCCGGTTCCCTGACGCGCCGCCGCGTGCCGGGCGCCGCCGGCCGGGAGGTCCTGCCGAGCGCGCCACGGAAACGACCGCCCGGCTGCGTCCCGTACCCCCGGCGGAGCCCACGGCCGCGGAGACCACGACCCGGCTCCGCCCGATTGCCGGCTCCCCGAAACCCGCTCCTCCCAGGGCTCCCTCCTCCGCGTCCCCGCGGGAGGCGACCGCCTGGAGCCCCCTGGCGCCCGCCCACCCCGTCGGCCCGCACACGCCCGCCGCCGCCCCGGACCCCGCGCTGTCCTGGAGCACCGCCGCGCGGCCCGTCATCTCGTTCGGGCAGCCCGAGGTCTTCCACGAGCGGTCCCGGCACCGGGTCGGGCCCCGCACCGTCGCCGCGGCCGTCTGTCTCGTGCTCGGCCTCGGACTCATCGGCGGTGCCGTGACCGGGAGTTGGCTCACCGACGACGGCGGGGACGATGCCTCCGGTGACCACTTCGCCACCGCCGGCACCAGCTGGCACAGCGTGCCCGTCGACCGGCTGTTCCCGCCCACCGTCCAGGGCACGGGCGCCGGACCCGGCGGCGCCGACCGCACCTGGACCCGGATCGCCGTCGCCCCGGACAGCGGCTGCGCCCACGCCTTCGACCCGCTGCTGTCCAAGGTCCTCGCCCCCGTCGGCTGCCAGCGGCTGCTGCGCGCCACCTACACCGACGCCACCCAGACCTATGTCACCACCGTCGGCCTGCTGTTCACCAAGGCCGACCCCGCCGCCATGTCCGCGCTCGCCCACCGCTTCCGCACCGATCGCCTGGACCGGCGGGCCGACCTGATGCCCCGCCCGTACGCGGCCAAGGGCACCGCCGCGGCCGGCTTCGGCGACCAGCAGCGCGCCTCCTGGACCATCTCCGTCCTCACCGACGCCCCCGTCGTCGGCTACGCCGTCTCCGGCTGGGCCGACGGCCGCACCGTCGACGAGCCCCAGCCCGCCGCCGACGCCGTCAACGCCGACGCCACCACCGCACCGGCCCAGGCCGGGCTCGGCAACGAGGCCCAGGGCCTGGCCGACCGCATCGAACGGCGCCTGCGCCAGAGCATCGGAACGGCCACGGAGAAACCCTCATGAGGCGATCGATACCCGGCCGCCGCCGCGTGGCCCCCGCCGGAGCCGCGCTGAGCGTGCTGCTCGCCGGCGCCCTCGCCCTGCTGCCGGCCACCGCGGCCCACGCCGACGGGATCCGGGCCCAGCAGTGGGCGCTGTCCGCGCTGCACCTGGACGAGGCCTGGCGCACCACCAAGGGCCGGGGCGTCACCGTCGCCGTCCTGGACACCGGCGTCGAGGCCGACCATCCCGACCTCGCCGGAAACGTCCTGCCCGACAAGGACATGATCGGCTTCGGCGCCGGGCAGGGCGACCGCACCTGGGCCCGGCACGGCACCGCCATGGCCGGCATCATCGCCGGGCACGGCCACGGCCCCGGCAACTCCGCCGGTGTCATGGGCGTCGCCCCCGAGGCGAAGATCCTGCCCGTCCGGGTGATCCTGGAGGACGACGACCCCGCCCGCGCCAAGGCCCGCACCACCCGCGGCAACGCCCTAGCAGACGGCATCCGCTGGGCCGCCGACCACGGCGCCGACGTCATCAACCTGTCCCTCGGCGACGACTCGAACTCCGCGCACCCCGAGCCGAGCGAGGACGACGCCGTGCAGTACGCCCTGAAGAAGGGCGTGGTGGTCGTCGCCTCCGCGGGCAACGGCGGCGACAAGGGCGACCACATCTCCTACCCGGCCGCCTACCCCGGCGTCATCGCCGCCACCGCCGTCGACCGCTACGGCACCCGCGCCTCCTTCTCCACCCGCCGCTGGTACGCGGCGGTCAGCGCGCCCGGCGTCAACGTGGTCATCGCCGACCCCGACCACAAGTACTACTCGGGCTGGGGCACTTCGGCCGCCTCCGCCTTCGTCTCCGGCGCCGCGGCCCTGGTCAAGGCCGCGCACCCCACCCTGAACCCGGTCCAGATCAAGAAGCTCCTGGAGGACACCGCCGAGGACCCGCCGGTCGGCGGCCGGGACGACTCCCGCGGCTTCGGCATGATCGACCCGGCCGCCGCGCTCCAGGCGGCCGACCGGATCCAGCCGCAGAGCCTGCGCGTGTCGTCGTACGACAGGAAGTACTTCGGCACCGGCCCGGACGCCCCCAGGGCCACCTCCTCGACCGCCGACTGGGCGGGCCCGCTGGCCGGCGGCACCGGCGGGGTGCTGCTGGTGGCAGGCGTCGTCCTGTGGCGGAGCCGCAGACAGACGGTCTGAGAGCGTCCGGGCTCCGGCCTGCTGTCCGGGCACAGAACGCGCGGGAGCGGCCGCCGCGGCCGGCGTGGAGGCCGGACCCCGAGGCACGGCGAAGAGGATGCCGTCGTCCGGTCTGATCGTCCAAGTCCCTTGAATTCCAGGCTACTTTGAGTGCGGCTCAGGATCGGTCAACCGGGGGCCGCGGGGGCCGGATCCCTCAACCGGCGAACGCCGACACCGCCGCCCTCGCCGCCGCCTCCACCAGCGCGATGCCCCGCGCCCGGCTCTCGGTGCCGTTCGACAGCACCGCCACCAGGTAGTCGGTGCCGTCCACCGTCACCCGTCCGATGCTGTTCACGTCCCACAGCCCCGTCGTACTGCGGGGCAGCCAACCGTTCTTCAGCGCCCAGGAGGTGCCCTCGGCGGCGGCCGAGATCCCCCACCGCTGGTCCGCCTCGACCGACGTCATCAGCCCCTGCACATACGTCCGGGAGGCCGCGCTCAGCCGGGAGTCCGTGCCGAACACCTGCCGGAGCAGGACGAGTTGGTCCGCGGCCGTGGTCTGCGTCAGCCCCCACAGCCCGCCGTCGCCCCCCAGGGTCGCGGTCAGCCCGAAGCGCCCGTTCGCCGCGTCCAGGCCGGCCGCCCGCCCGATCGCGTGCCACAGCGCCGTCGCGGACGCGTTGTCGCTGTTCGCGATCATCTTCGTGGCGTACGCACGCTCGGCGGCCGTCAGCCGCCGGCCCGCGTCCTGCGCCTGGAGCAGCAGCGTGGCCAGGATGTCGACCTTGACGATGCTCGCCGTGTCGAACGCCGCGTCCCCGTACACGGCGCTCTCCCCGGAGTCCGGCGCCAGCACCGCCGCCGACACCCGCGCGCCCGACGGCACGCTCACCGCCGCCATCGCCTTGCCCAGCAGCGCGTCCCGGTCCACCGCCGGTTCCGTCACGGAGGCCTCCTCACCCGCCCCGGCCGAGGCGGAGACCGCGGGCGCCGCCGCCGACGATACGGCCGCGGTCCCCGGGTGCGCCCGCGCCTTCACCTACGCCGTGCCGCCGGCCGTCACCCCGCCCACGGCGGCCACGGCGAGCGCGGTGTACAGCAGCGGACGGCGCCGGGGCGGGCGCGCACGACGGCCACGGCGGGCTCCGGGAGACTCCATGGCCGGGATGCTCGGGGCGCGGACTGTGCGCAGCGCCGGACGGACGTGAGACGGGCATCGGGGAACCCTGGGATTCCGGTGAAGACTCCCGTGCGGAGGGCCGGTGACGTGCCGATAGGGTCGGTGACCGTGGCGAACAAGAACATTCCCGACCCCGGCTTCTCCGACGACGACGGCTCCGCCGACCCCCGGCTGAGCGCCGCGCTCGCCGCCTGGGCCGAGGACCGCGGCGCCCTCGGGCCCGTCCTGGCGGCGCTGAAGGGCGCCCGCCTGCTCGTGCCGGTCGTCGCCGTGCTGGGCGAGGCCGAGGAGGACGAGAACGGGCTGCGCCGGGAGAAGACCAGCGACATGGCCGTACCCACGCTGAAGGCCGGCCATCGCACCGCCCTGCCCGCTTTCACCTCCACCGACTCCCTGGCCCGCTGGGACCCCGCGGCCCGCCCGGTCGCCGTACCGCTGCACCAGGCGCTGGAGGCCGCCGCCCACGAGAAGGCCGACACGGTGGTGCTGGACCTCGCCGGACCGGTGCCGTTCGAGCTGACCGGCCCGGCGCTGCTCGCCCTCGCCGAGGGGCGCACCAGCACCGACCCGCTCGCCGACCCGGCCGTCATCGAGGCCGTCCGTACGGCCGTGGCGGCGGAACCCGCCGTGCTCCGCGCCCACCTCGGGCCCGGGCAGGCCGACGGCACCCTCGCCCTCGTCCTCGACCCGGCCGCGGAGCCCGCCCGGGCCGCCCGCGCGGTCGCCGAGCGCCTCGCCGCCGACGAAACACTGAGGGCCCGCCTGGTGCGCGGCCTCGACCTGGCACTGCTGCCGGCCGGGACCACGCCTCCGGGCGAGCCCCTGTACGTGAAGGGATAGCTCAGCCGTGGACCGGGCTCAGCTGAAGACCGGGCTCAGCCGTAGACCGGGCCGGTGTACTTCTCGCCCGGCCCCTGGCCCGGCTCGTCCGGGACGATCGACGCCTCGCGGAACGCCAGCTGCAGCGACTTCAGGCCGTCGCGCAGCGGAGCCGCGTGGAAGGAGCTGATCTCGGTCGCGCTCGCGTCCAGCAGACCGGCGAGGCCGCTGATCAGCTTGCGGGCCTCGTCCAGGTCCTTGTACTTCTCGCCCTCCTCGCTCAGCCCGAGCTTCACGGCTGCGGCGCTCATCAGGTTGACGGCGACCGTCACGATCACCTCGACGGCGGGGACCTCGGCGATGTCCCGGGTCATCGCGTCGAAGTCGGGATTCTCGGCGGGGTTCTCAGGAGGGGTCTGACTCATGCCCCACACGATAAGCGGTGCGGGCGCACGCCCTTCGATTAGCCCTTCCCGGACGGTGCTGCTAACCTTGTGTGACGACCGGCTGGACATGCCCTGCCAACAACAGAGCATCCGGCCCACAAGTGGAGGCTCCGATCTCCCACCTGACCGTCCTCCGGGACGGCGGGTCACCCGGTCAGGCGGCCACCATCGTTCCGTACGGACGATGGAGTCGCCCGAAAGCGCGCCCCGCGGCATCGCGGCGGTGCTCCGGTAGTGTTTTGGAGCCCCGCCTGTGATCGTCCGGGGCATTTTTTGTGCTTCGGCGCGGTTAGGTCTAACGAAAAGAGACATACGCGGCTGTCCGCCAGACAAACCGTGTGGTGCTACCGAGGAGGATCCATCAGCGCCGAGCCCCGCATCAACGACCGGATTCGCGTTCCCGAGGTGCGACTTGTCGGTCCCAGTGGCGAGCAGGTGGGCATCGTCCCGCTCGCTAAGGCACTGGAGCTTGCGCAGGAGTACGACCTGGACCTGGTCGAGGTCGCGGCGAACGCCCGTCCGCCCGTGTGCAAGCTCATGGACTACGGGAAGTTCAAGTACGAGTCGGCCATGAAGGCCCGTGAGGCGCGCAAGAACCAGGCGCACACGGTCATCAAGGAGATGAAGCTCCGGCCGAAGATCGACCCGCACGACTATGACACCAAGAAGGGTCACGTCGTACGGTTCCTCAAGCAGGGCGACAAGGTCAAGATCACGATCATGTTCCGTGGTCGCGAGCAGTCCCGGCCCGAGCTGGGCTACCGACTGCTGCAGCGCCTCGCGGAGGACGTCCAGGACCTCGGTTTCGTCGAGTCGAACCCGAAGCAGGACGGCCGCAACATGATCATGGTTCTCGGTCCGCACAAGAAGAAGACCGAGGCCATGGCCGAGGCCCGTCAGGCGCAGGAAGCCCGCAAGGCCGAAGCGAAGGCCAACCCCGGTCGATCGCAGAACCCTGCCGAGGCCGAGGCGTCCGCCGAGGAGCCCGCCGAGGCGTGATCCCGGGGGACCCAGGTCCCCAAGGATGTAACCGATAGAAGACGACGCTCCACCGTGCCCGGTTTCGCGACCGGGCACCGGAGCGCCACCGACGAGGAGATAACGGCGCTATGCCGAAGAACAAGTCGCACAGCGGTGCCAGCAAGCGCTTCAAGATCACCGGCTCCGGCAAGGTGCTGCGCGAGCGCGCCGGCAAGCGCCACCTGCTCGAGCACAAGTCGTCCCGTGTCACGCGTCGCCTCACCGGCAACGCCGAGATGGCCCCGGGCGACGCCGCGAAGATCAAGAAGCTTCTCGGCAAGTGACGTACGCGGCGCTCGTCAACCCCTGAGCGCCGTACGCCAAACCGGGACCGAAGTCGTTTCCGGGTCGTGTGAGGACCACCACGACCCCGCTACAAGGAGTTAACAAGTGGCACGCGTCAAGCGGGCAGTCAACGCCCACAAGAAGCGCCGGGCGATCCTCGAGCAGGCCTCCGGCTACCGCGGTCAGCGTTCGCGTCTGTACCGCAAGGCCAAGGAGCAGGTCACCCACTCGCTGGTCTACAACTACAACGACCGCAAGAAGCGCAAGGGCGACTTCCGTCAGCTGTGGATCCAGCGCATCAACGCCGCTGCCCGCGCCAACGGCATCACCTACAACCGCTTCATCCAGGGTCTGAAGGCCGCGAACGTCGAGGTCGACCGCAAGATCCTGGCCGAGCTGGCCGTGAACGACGCGAACGCGTTCGCCGCGCTCGTCGAGGTCGCGCAGAAGGCGCTGCCGAGCGACGTCAACGCTCCCAAGGCTGCGTGACGCTGCGCTGGCTTTAGGCCGACGTGACTGTACGGACCTGTGGGCTTCTGCCTGCGGGTCCGTTGCGTTTGTCGCAGGAAAAGAATGCGGAACTTGAGTTACCGAAGGTGAAGAACATGCCCTCCGTCAGCCCCGAGCTGATCTCCCCCCGCTCCGCCCGTGTCAGCGCAGCGCGCCGGCTGGCCAAGCGGAATTTCCGGGGGAAGGACCGGCTGTTCCTTGCGGAGGGGCCGCAGGCCGTCAGGGAGGCGGCCGGGCATCGGGCCGACGGCGACCCCACCCTCGTCGAGCTGTTCGCCACGGTCGAGGCCGCGGAGCGATACGCCGACATCATCGGCGCCGCACGTGACGCCGGCGCCCGGGTGCATCTTGCCTCCGAGGACGTCATCGCCGACATCTCCACCACCGTCACCCCGCAGGGGCTGGTCGGGGTGTGCCGGTTCCTGGACACCCCGTTCGAGGAGATCCTCGCCGCCCGGCCGAAGCTGGTCGCCGTGCTGGCCCATGTGCGCGACCCCGGCAACGCCGGCACCGTGCTGCGCTGTGCCGACGCCGCCGGCGCCGAGGCGGTGATCCTCACCGACGCCTCCGTCGACCTGTACAACCCCAAGGCCGTACGCGCCTCCGTCGGCTCCCACTTCCATCTGCCCGTCGCCGTCGGCGTCCCCGTCGAGCAGGCCGTGGCGAGGCTGAAGGGCGCCGGTGTGCGCGTTCTCGCCGCCGACGGGGCCGGGGATCGTGATCTGGACGAGGAACTGGACAAGGGGAGCATGGGCGGGCCGACCGCCTGGGTGTTCGGCAACGAGGCCTGGGGGCTGCCGGAGGAGACCCGCGCCCTCGCCGACGCCGTCGTGCGCGTACCCATCCACGGGAAGGCCGAGAGCCTGAACCTGGCGACGGCCGCCGCCGTATGTCTCTACGCATCGGCCCGTGCACAGCGCGCCGCCGGAGGGTGCCGCACGGTCACCGAGAGCTAGTAGGGTGACCAGCGCGGGGCCCTGCGCCGTCTGAGAGGTGGGGTACGGGGATGAGTGTGGCCGGCACGAGCACCGCGCCGGGGGGACCGGAGGGACGGGACGCGAGGCGCACCTGCGTGCCCCGCTACGGCGAGCATGCGGACCTCGACCCCGACCAGCTGCCCGACGGACTCGTCGTCGCCGACGAACACGGTCGCGTCGTCTGCTTCAACGCCGCCGCCGCCCGCGTCACCGCCGTACGCGCCGCCGACGCCCTCGGGCAGCCCCTGGACAAGGCGCTGCCGCTGGAGGACCTGGAGGGGCGGCGCTGGTGGCAGCTCACCGATCCCTACGGCGGGCTCGCCATCCGGGTGCGGCAGCCGGAGCGGAACCTGCTGCTGCCCGGCGGGCGGGAGGTGCTCGTCTCCGCCCGGTACATCCGCGCCGAACCCCTCGGGCCCGTCCAGCGCGTCGTCGTCTCCCTGCGGGACACCGAGGCCCGCCGCCGTACCGAGCGCAGTCACGCCGAGCTGATAGCGACGGTCGCCCATGAGCTGCGCTCGCCCCTCACCTCCGTGAAGGGCTTCACCGCCACGCTCCTCGCCAAGTGGGAACGCTTCACCGACGACCAGAAGCGGCTGATGCTGGAGACCGTCGACGCCGACGCCGACCGGGTCACCCGGCTCATCGCCGAGCTCCTGGACATCTCCAGGATCGACAGCGGACGGCTGGAGGTGCGCCGGCAGCTCGTCGACATCGGCGCCGCCGTCTCCCGGCACATCCAGGCCTATGTCGCGGCCGGCCAGCCCGCCGACCGCTTCCTGCTCCGCATCGAGCAGCCGCTGCCCGCCCTGTGGGCCGACCCCGACAAGATCGACCAGGTCCTCAGCAACCTCATCGAAAATGCCGTGCGACACGGCGAGGGAACCGTCACCATGGACGTCACGCCCTGCGCATCCCCGCGCGAGGGAGAGGAAACCGGCACATCGGTCACGGTGAGCGACGAAGGGCCCGGCATCCCGGAGGAATCCATGAACCGCGTCTTCACCCGCTTCTGGCGGGGCAGCAAGCGCGGCGGCACCGGCCTCGGGCTGTACATCGTCAAGGGCATCGTCGAAGCCCACGGCGGCACGATCACGGTCGGCCGCGCCCCCGACGGCGGCGCCGAGTTCCGATTTACGTTGCCCGTGGCCGCCCCGGCGTATCTCGCCTGACGGCCCGCGGGCTCTTCGGCCACCTTCACCCCGTTAGACTCGGCCTTTGGCACCTTTGTGTCCTTCGCGCGGCCCTCGCGAGTCGGTGACGGGGACCATCCGCCTGGGGGCACCTCCCAGCGTCAGCTGGGGGACAATCGGAAGCACGGGAAGAGATGTCGGCACCGAATAAGTCGTACGACCCTGTAGAGGTCGAGGCGTTGAAACCGGAAGAGATCGAGCGCATGCGGGACGGGGCGCTCGCCGCCTTCGCCGCCGCGGACTCCCTCGACGCGCTCCACGAGGCCAAGGTCGCCCACACCGGCCCCGCCTCCCCGCTGGCTCTCGCCAACCGCGAGATCGGCGCCCTGCCCCCGCACGCCAAGGCCGAGGCCGGCAAGCGCGTCGGCATGGCCCGCGGCGCCGTGAACAAGGCTCTCGCCGGCCGCCAGGCCGAGCTGGAGGCCGAGCGCGACGCCCGGGTGCTCGTCGAGGAGGACGTCGACGTCACGCTGGCGTACGACCGTGTCCCGGCCGGCGCCCGCCACCCCCTGACCACGCTCTCCGAGCGGATCGAGGACATCTTCGTGGCCATGGGCTACGAGGTCGCCGAGGGCCCGCAGGTCGAGGCCGAGTGGTTCAACTTCGACGCGCTCAACATCGGCCCGGACCACCCGGCCCGCGGCGAGGCCGACACCTTCTTCGTGCAGGGCCGGGGCGGCGGCACCGAGTCCGGCGTCGTGCTGCGCACCCACACCTCGCCCGTGCAGATCCGTTCGCTGCTCGACCGCGAGCTGCCGGTCTACGTGATCTGTCCCGGCCGCGTGTACCGCACCGACGAGCTGGACGCCACGCACACGCCCGTCTTCCACCAGGTCGAGCTGCTCGCCGTGGACGAGGGCCTGACCATGGCCGACCTCAAGGGCACCCTGGACCACATGGTGCAGTCCCTGTTCGGCGAGGGCATGAAGACCCGGCTGCGGCCGAACTTCTTCCCCTTCACCGAGCCGAGCGCCGAGATGGACATGCTCTGCTACGTCTGCAAGGGCGAGTCCGTCGGCAACCCGGACCGGCCCTGCCGCACCTGCTCCAGCGAGGGCTGGATCGAGCTGGGCGGCTGCGGCATGGTCAACCCGCGGGTGCTCACCGCCTGCGGCGTCGACCCGGAGAAGTACAGCGGCTTCGCCTTCGGGTTCGGCATCGAGCGGATGCTGATGTTCCGCCACAACGTCGAAGACATGCGAGACATGGTCGAGGGTGACGTCCGGTTCACCCGGCCGTTCGGGATGGAGATCTGATGCGGGTCCCGCTTTCTTGGCTGCGGGAGTACGTCGACCTGCCGGCGACGGAAACCGGCCGCGACGTCCAGGAGAAGCTCGTCTCGGCCGGCCTCGAGGTCGAGACCGTCGAGCAGCTCGGCGCCGACCTCAAGGGCCCGCTGGTCGTCGGCCAGGTGCTGACCATCGAGGAGCTGACGGAGTTCAAGAAGCCGATCCGCTTCTGCACCGTCGACGTCGGCCAGGCCAACGGCACCGGTGAGCCCCAGGAGATCGTCTGCGGCGCCCGTAACTTCGCGGTCGGCGACAAGGTCGTCGTGGTCCTGCCCGGCGCCACGCTGCCCGGCGGCTTCTCCATCGCCGCCCGCAAGACCTACGGCAAGGTCTCGCACGGCATGATCTGCTCCAGCGACGAGCTGGGCATGGGCGACGACGGCAACCACGGCATCATCGTGCTGCCGCCGGAGACCGAGGTCGGCAAGGACGCCATCGAGCTGCTGGAGCTGGTCGACGAGGTCCTGGACATCGCCGTCACCGCCAACCGCGGCGACTGCCTGTCCATCCGCGGTGTCGCCCGCGAGACCGCCATCGCCTACGGCCTCCCGCTGCGTGACCCGGCCCTCATCGACGTACCGGCCCCGAACGCCTACGGCTACCCGGTCCAGGTCTCCGAACCGTTCGGCTGCGACCGCTTCACCGCCCGCACGGTCACCGGCCTGCGGCCCGAGGCCCGCTCCCCGATCTGGCTGCAGCGCCGGCTGCAGAAGGTCGGCATGCGCCCGATCTCGCTCGCCGTCGACATCACGAACTACGTGATGATGGAGCTCGGCCAGCCGCTGCACGCCTACGACCGCTCCCTGGTCCGGGGCACGATCGGCGTACGCCGGGCCGCGGAGGGCGAGAAGCTCGTCACCCTCGACGGCGTCGAGCGGGGGCTGCACGCCGAGGACCTGGTCATCACCGACGACCGCGGCCCGATCGGCCTCGCCGGCGTGATGGGCGGCGCCAACACGGAGATCGCCGACCACGAGGTCACCGAGAACGGGGCGAACGGGACCACCGACGTGGTCATCGAGGCGGCCCACTTCGACGCCGTCGCGATCGCCCGTACGTCCCGCCGCCACAAGCTGCTCTCCGAGGCGTCCCGCCGCTTCGAGCGCGGCGTCGACCCGCAGGCCGCCGCGGCTGCCGCGCAGCGCACCGTGGACCTGCTGGTGCTCCTCGCGGGCGGTACGGCGGAGGCCGGGGTCACCGAGGTCGTCGCGCCCTCCGCGCCGCACACCATCACCGTCCCGGCCGACCACCCGGACAAGGTGGCGGGCGTGGACTACGGCCGGGAGACGGTCGTGCGCCGCCTCCAGGAGGTCGGCTGCGACGTGTACGGGCAGGACGAGCTGATCGTCACCGTCCCGTCCTGGCGGCCGGACCTCGTGGACCCGAACGACCTCGCCGAAGAGGTCATCCGCCTCGAGGGCTACGAGAACCTGCCCTCCACGCTGCCCAAGCTCCCCTCGGGCCGCGGCCTGACCCACCGCCAGCGGCTGCACCGCAGAGTCGGCCGGGCGCTGGCCGGCGCGGGCTACGTCGAGGCGCCGAACTACCCCTTCGTCAGCGAGCAGGTCTTCGACCAGCTCGGCCTGGAGTCCGACGACCCGGCCCGCCGTGTCGTCAAGCTGGTCAACCCGCTCAGCGACGAGGAGCCCGCGCTCCGTACGACGCTGCTGCCGGGCCTGCTCGGCGCGCTGCGGCGCAACGACGGCCGGGGCAGCCATGACCTGGCGCTGTTCGAGACGGGGCTGGTGTTCCACCCGCGGCCGGAGCAGGAGCGGGCTGTCGCCACGCACCTGCCCGTCGACCGGCGTCCCACCGACGAGGAGATCGCCGTCCTGAACGCCGCGCTGCCCGAGCAGCCGCGGCACGTGGCCGTCGTCCTCACGGGCTCCCGCGAGCAGGCCGGCTGGTGGGGCCAGGGCCGTCCGGCCGGGTGGGCCGACGCGATCGACGCCGCGCGGGCCGTCGCCCGTGAGGCCGGTGCGGAGCTGCTCGTGCGCAAGGGGCAGTACGGTCCTTGGCACCCGGGCCGCTGTGCCGAGCTGGCGATCGTCGCCGACGGTACGGAGCGGGTCGTGGGCCACGCCGGAGAGCTGCACCCGCGGGTGCTGAAGGCTCTGGGGCTGCCCGAGCGCGCCTGCGCGATGGAGCTGAACCTGGACGCCCTGGAGGCGGTGGGTGACGGCACCCCACAGGCGCCGCGGATCTCCACGTTCCCGGTCGCCACGCAGGACGTCGCCCTCGTGGTCGACCGGCCGGTGCCCTCCGGCGAGGTCGAGTCGGCGCTCCGCGAGGGCGCGGGCGAACTCCTGGAGTCCATCCGGCTCTTCGACGTCTACGAGAACGCCGAGCAGCTGGGCGAGGGCAAGAAGTCGCTGGCGTACGCGCTCCGCTTCCGCGCGGGTGACCGGACGCTGACGGTGGACGAGGCGTCGGCGGCCCGGGATGCGGCGGTCGCCCTCGCGGGCGAGCGGACCGGGGCGGTGCTGCGCGGCTGATCGCCGTCTCGTGTGGTGTTGCCGGCCGGCCGCGGGTCTTCCGCGGTCGGCCGTGCTCATCGACCGACCCCCGGGGGCGGGGGTCACCCCTTCGGCGAGCTGCATAAATGCGAGTTGACCGGCACGGGCTCACTCGATCGGGTGGGAACTCCTGGCGATCTGGTCTTCCCGGGCCATGGCGTCGACAGAATCGGACCGGCCTTTCGGGGTCGGTCCGTCTGCTCTGTCAGGGACTCTCCATGGGGGACCAGAGGCATGATTCGCATCAAGGCACGGGCGCCCACCACACGGGCAGTCGTACTGCCCACGCTCTGGGGAGCCGTGGCGGTCGCCTACAAGTTCGGCTGCCCGCTCGCCCAGCAGACCGGGGTCGGGGCGCGCATCGTCACCAGCGCTGTCTTCCTCGCCGTCGGCACCGGGCTCATCATCCATGTCCGCCGCGCGTTGCTGCGTGAGCTGCGCCAGGCCCGCCGGGTGGCGCGGGCCGCGCAGAGCGTCGTACTGCGGCCGCTGCCGCCGCGCCTCGACGGGCTGCATGTCGCTGCGGCCCAGCTGTCCGCCGATCGGGGCGCGTGCGTCGGCGGTGATCTGTACGAGGCGATCGCCACCGAGTACGGGGTGCGGGTGGTGATGGGCGATGTGCGCGGGCACGGTCTGGCCGCCCTCGGCACCGTGGCCGCCGTCCTCGGCAGCTTCCGCGAGGC contains:
- the pheS gene encoding phenylalanine--tRNA ligase subunit alpha encodes the protein MSAPNKSYDPVEVEALKPEEIERMRDGALAAFAAADSLDALHEAKVAHTGPASPLALANREIGALPPHAKAEAGKRVGMARGAVNKALAGRQAELEAERDARVLVEEDVDVTLAYDRVPAGARHPLTTLSERIEDIFVAMGYEVAEGPQVEAEWFNFDALNIGPDHPARGEADTFFVQGRGGGTESGVVLRTHTSPVQIRSLLDRELPVYVICPGRVYRTDELDATHTPVFHQVELLAVDEGLTMADLKGTLDHMVQSLFGEGMKTRLRPNFFPFTEPSAEMDMLCYVCKGESVGNPDRPCRTCSSEGWIELGGCGMVNPRVLTACGVDPEKYSGFAFGFGIERMLMFRHNVEDMRDMVEGDVRFTRPFGMEI
- the pheT gene encoding phenylalanine--tRNA ligase subunit beta — its product is MRVPLSWLREYVDLPATETGRDVQEKLVSAGLEVETVEQLGADLKGPLVVGQVLTIEELTEFKKPIRFCTVDVGQANGTGEPQEIVCGARNFAVGDKVVVVLPGATLPGGFSIAARKTYGKVSHGMICSSDELGMGDDGNHGIIVLPPETEVGKDAIELLELVDEVLDIAVTANRGDCLSIRGVARETAIAYGLPLRDPALIDVPAPNAYGYPVQVSEPFGCDRFTARTVTGLRPEARSPIWLQRRLQKVGMRPISLAVDITNYVMMELGQPLHAYDRSLVRGTIGVRRAAEGEKLVTLDGVERGLHAEDLVITDDRGPIGLAGVMGGANTEIADHEVTENGANGTTDVVIEAAHFDAVAIARTSRRHKLLSEASRRFERGVDPQAAAAAAQRTVDLLVLLAGGTAEAGVTEVVAPSAPHTITVPADHPDKVAGVDYGRETVVRRLQEVGCDVYGQDELIVTVPSWRPDLVDPNDLAEEVIRLEGYENLPSTLPKLPSGRGLTHRQRLHRRVGRALAGAGYVEAPNYPFVSEQVFDQLGLESDDPARRVVKLVNPLSDEEPALRTTLLPGLLGALRRNDGRGSHDLALFETGLVFHPRPEQERAVATHLPVDRRPTDEEIAVLNAALPEQPRHVAVVLTGSREQAGWWGQGRPAGWADAIDAARAVAREAGAELLVRKGQYGPWHPGRCAELAIVADGTERVVGHAGELHPRVLKALGLPERACAMELNLDALEAVGDGTPQAPRISTFPVATQDVALVVDRPVPSGEVESALREGAGELLESIRLFDVYENAEQLGEGKKSLAYALRFRAGDRTLTVDEASAARDAAVALAGERTGAVLRG